The Nicotiana tabacum cultivar K326 chromosome 1, ASM71507v2, whole genome shotgun sequence genome segment AAATTCTTTTCTTCCTTTAACTTTATATAAAAAATCAAACTCCCGTCCAACTTTGAATAGTTGACAATTTTCCTCTCCTATCCTAAGCAGCATCTATTTTGTCCTTGACATTTTTATTCCCCTTATAtgtaattactaattaattttttGTATGATATCTATGATATACTTAAAACAGGGCTGTCAACACAGTTCTCATGTCTAATAATTGAAAACTGAAATGAGGTAAAACACATTGGCAGGAGATCATATGCTTGTTGTGCTAGTTCGGCCCTTGGTCGATCTTATAAAAATCATGTACTCACGGAAGATAACTAACAAGATCTATAGCTGACGTGATCTTACAAGCTATTTTATCTGTGCCCAAGGGGACAATATGCTTTTTATACTAGTCCTGCTAGCTTTTTCCTCAAATTAATGACATTTTTTCCCAGTGGTTATCCaattttcttcaatattttcaaCTACTTTCGTTCTGTATATATAGTGCGCATTATAATACTAAAACCATCGCATTGAACCCGTTATTTTACTCTGTACTTACAATAATTTCTTAAAAGAGTTATCTCTGTACTTATAGTAATTTTTTCACCTGCTCCTCTCTAAACTATTACTCCTATAATACTTAGCTTCGACTTAATTTTATATTCCAATTAATATGGGATGGTATGCCAAGCATATCGATCTACATTCTACAATAACATACGGTATTGCAGATCAATAACGAAAGTTATACTAAGAAATTTCATTCGCTCAAACTCATCTGTTAACGAAATTGAATAGGCATATCTACATCATACGTTGATAAAAGAACCAAAGAACTAACTTTTACAGCTAACACATATATTCTTTTGCAGTTACACCAACAATAATATATCTAATCACATAACATAAATGGAACTGTAGAGGCAAAATATTGGCAACTATGACTGTAATATCATCACGCTTGACACCAATACGTTGTTTCCCAGCCTTCAAACTCTCTGTTGAAAAAGGTGTACAAATCAACTTATTTTCTGAATTCTTCAGTGCATATTCTGCAATCTTGCGCGCTAACATCTTGGTATCTTCCAATTCGTACAAATCTATTAGCCCGTCCTGTACTAATGCCTCCAACTCAAAATTATGAACATTATCGAACAGTCCATCTGATCCCATCACTATCACATCCCATATTTCTACTGGAACCTCAATTTCCTGTGCCACACTTGGATCATCAGATTTACCAATATTCCCTAATTGAAAAGgacaattgaatttttttttgctgAATTTCTGATTTGTAAACTATTACTCCGTTTCATATAACTACGAACCGGCTATCTCCAACACTGACCGCCTGTACAATATCACAcgttaaagtcaaaattcaagcTGTTGATGAACCTTGAGATATTGTGTTCAAGTAAGCTTCATTGAGAACTTTCTTAGGGTCAATTTTATTCTTTTGCTCTCTCTGCTTGTGAATTGACAATTTGGCGTTTCTAACAAACTCTCTAGCATATTCTCCAGAATCAATACCCCGTTTAGCCCATCCACCAACGCCATCGGCTACGCCTATGGTCTGTTCTTCTATGCAAATAAAATGTGCATCTTCGCCTAGAGGAGCTTTGCCATATTTTGGTATGTAAAATGCGTCAGACGCCATCCACGTGCCAAAATTTTCATCAATAGGTTCAGTATTAATCTGAATATTAGTACTCTCATTGAGGAAGTTTGGACACTCGTCTATAGTATCCACCTCATCTATAGCCATTTTCTTAAAACAACAGAACATTGACATATTTTCTTGTGCGCGTACAATATGGTCTGTCAAAACTCTGAAACcatcttaaaccctaaaccttaaaacttgaaaaaccAAAGCCGACCAAAGGAAAGTAGAGACAAGCCGCAGAGAAATCAAGAATGTCGAAGATTGAAGGTAATatataaaacaaattaatttCTTTACATGCACCTAACCTACTCCTGGAGTATTTTGGATTTGTTAACAAGTTATATGAAAGCAATGTTAGAAATTACCGTAGTATAGCCCACATATAAGGTAATAAACTATTTATCTTGTCTCCCAAAGGAAATAATATATCAGATAATATTCTGTAGTTATGCATATATGGTAGTTTCTTTGATGGAAAGAAATTACCATATATTAAGAGTCCCTAGGGTAATTAAAATTTATGGAGAAGTCCCTAGGGCTAAAGTATTTGCCTAAGAGTCCCTAGCCTACCTATAAATACGCATGTGACTCCATCAGTCTGGCATCCTACGATAGGCACAGGCTAGAAGGCTCCTAGGTTTTTTGCCAACGTTTTACGAAGTTGATTCCCTACAACACTTGAACAACTATGGCTGAAGGTACGTTCCTATTAATATTCCGCTGCGTAGGCTCCGTGAATGTATTCGAATTTCAACATCTAGGTATCAGAGCCTGCCTTTAGCTGTCTTGTTCGGTATCTGGTCTTGCGAATATAGTTGCAATAGATCTGTATTATTGTATGATTACAGATTCTCTTGATTTCATTTTATGTCGTTTAGGCAGACCATAAATTGGATAATCGGTAAGATGGGTTCTCTTCCGTAAGCTTGACGGAAGTAATTTAATAGTACAATATTTAATTCATGGATTTTCTAGGTAACTCAAAGTCGAACCATAGTATTGTTCTTGACCTCTGTTTCATGAGTACTGCGTTAGAGATATGCCTTGAATCACTGATTTGTAATGCATTTCCTTTAAGCATGGCCCATATACTAATTTTGTCCATATTCTTGGATTTATAGAATTGGAATATTTTATAAGTTTTGAATTCTTGAAGAAGTGGTCTGCAATTTCTAATGACTATTCTAATATCCTTTTAAGTTATGAAACAAATACGGTCTGCCATGTATTTTTCATTATGTGTGTCGGTGTTTCATAATGAATTTGGAAGGGTTCGTATATTATTTTGAATCCTAAAAGTTAAACCTTGTTTTCTGGAATTAGTATTTAATTGCTGCCTTTTAAAACAAAGAGTTTTGAGGTGTTCTTGAAGCACTACTCAATTTAAATTATTAGATTGTTTATTTGGAGGAATTGCCTTGTGAGATTTTGACACGAAAAGAAACAAACACTTTGATCTTCAGTTCTGTAATATAACATATGTGTTCGTTGAAATATTTGGAAGTTCTtataatatttagtttaattgTAAGAATTATTTGAGAATATATACGCATCTTATCTATACTTTGTATCTCCGTTTTGAAACAAATCAATATTCTAGTGAAATTAATTATAAAGGTTTATCATTGTAAGATGTCAATTTTGAAGTTTTCTTTTGTATTATGTATTTAGGAGTGGCTGTAGCATCTTGAATACTTAATATAAAAGAAATTGAGTTTATTAATCACATCACGTTTAGTGATTAAAGGTTATAATGACATCTATTTAGTCCAGTTATCTTATTAAAATGGTAACCCGACCCTATAGGGAGGTAACCATTTTGGTGAGATTAATTGGAATGAGATAGTAAACTTTTAAGTTAAACTATATTATGCCCACAGGTACAGataaatttttatgtattttggtTTACTAGTCTAATAAAGTTAGTAAATTCTATGCATGGGTTACAACCTCTGCCCACAGGAAGGTCTAGAATTTACTATGAATCGGTATTTTACGCGATTCACATTTGATGGATTGTACTTCATAGCTTATGTATGTTTATCCTTGTTTTGCAGTCTTTACCGCTTTTCCTACTGCTATTTTTAATGAGAATGCTCGAATTCCAATGCTTTCTGGTGACAATTATGCTGAATGGAAGGAGAAAGTCCTTCTCACTTTGGGGTGCTCGGACCTAGACCTGGCACTCTGTGTGGATGAACCACCTATTCCCGCGGAATCAAGTACGCCAGCTGCTAAGGCTAATTATGAGCGATGGGAGCGATCTAATCGCTTAAGTTTAATGCTCATAAAAGCTCACATAAGCCAAAGCATTAGAGGTTCTATCCATAATGGCGATAAGGTCAAAGCTTACATGAAGGCAATTGATGAACAATTCGGAAGCTCTGACAAGGCATTGGCCAGCACCCTTATGAAGAGGCTCTCAAGTATGACTTTCAACAGAAATCGTACAGTGCGTAAGCACATTATGGAGATAAGAGACATTGCTGCTAAACTCAAGTCCCTTGAGGCGGATATGTCTGAACCATTTCTTGTGCATTTCATTCTCAACTCCCTTCTTGGGAAATTGGCCAGTTCAAGATTTCTTACAACACACATAAGGATAAATGGTCAATCAATGAACTTTTGACCATGTGTGTTTAAGAAGAAGAGAGGTTGAAGCATGATATACCTGAAAGTGTTAATATGGTGACTCATGGTAAGAGAAATGCAAAGAAGGGCAAAAGTGTTCCCATGGAGAAGAAAAACACCTTTGACAAAGATGCTTGTCGTTTCTGTAAGAAGAAGGGACACTGGAAGAAGGATTGCCTGAAATACAAGAAATGACTTGAGAAGAAAGCTAATTTTACATTGGTATGTTATGAATCTAATTGTACTGAAGTTTCTGATAATACATGGTGGATTAATTCTGGTGCTACAATTCACATTGCCAAAATCATGCATGGCTTTCCAACTCACAGGAAGCTGATAGGAAGTGAACAATACGTCTATTCTGGCAACAGGACGCGTTCACGTGTGGAAGGCATGGGGACTTATAGGCTCATTTTGAAGGATGGTTTTCACTTAGAtttagaaaatactttttatGTTCCAAAATattctaaaattttaattttactttCAAGACTATCGATTAGTAGATATGATTTGAATTTTCATTATCCTTTTGTGAAACTTTTGAAAGATAATAAAGTTAttggttttggaaatttgaatggaaATTTATATAAACTTGAGATAGACCCCACATTTGAATGTAATGTTTTAACTTTGCATGATAAAGAAATTGGCACTAAGCGATTAATTATCAATGAGAACTCATCTGGTCTTTGGCACAAGAGATTGGGACACATCTATATTGATAGAGTCAAAAGGTTGGTTAATGATGGAGTTCTAAAAACTCTTGATTTTTCTGACTTTGGGACTTGTGTGGACTGCATAAAGGGTAAGCAGACCAACGAATCAACTAAAGGTGCCAAAAGGAGTTCTCAATTACTTGAGATCATACATACAGACATATGCGAACCTTTTCCTACCACTTGCTTGAATGGTGAGAGATATTTTATCTCGTTTATTGATGACTATTcaagatatatatatatctctatTTTCTGTTTAATAAATCAGAAGCACTTGATGCTTTTAAAGTTTACAAAACAGAAGTAGAGAAACAAACTGGTGCTCAGATCAAAATTGTAAGAtctgataggggtggagaatattaTGGAAAGGATGGAAACCTAGTTTAAACTATTTATACATTTGGGGATGTCCAACTGAAGTGAGGGTTTATAACCAACAACTAAAGAAGTTGCATGAAAGAACAATAAGCGGTTATTTTATAGGCTATGCAGTTAACTCTAAgggatttaggttttattttcCTTCTCATTCTCCTAAAATTGTTGAAGCTAGAAACTCTAAATTTCTTGAGGAGCATGAAGATAGTGGGAGTGGTTTGACTCAAAGGATGGAATTGGAAGAAATAAGGAAACCACCTGTAGTACCTTTATATATTGGGAACTTGAATGTTGCTCAGAAATATTCTCATGAATTATCTGAACAACAACAAGTTCAAGAGCCACCACCACTTGAGGAGCCACATGAAGATCAACCCGCTTTACCTGAACCCACTGAAGAAGTCTCTGAACCAGTGGGAATGAGAAAATCCTCAAGAATTCGAAAATCAGCAATTTCTAGTGACTATGTTGTATATCTCCAAGAGTCTGATTATTATATTAGACTAAAAGATGATCCATGCTCGTTTTCACAAGCAATGAGTGGAGAAAACTTCACACTTTAGtatgatgccatgaaagaagagTTAGAATCTATGGCTAAAAATAAAGTCTGGGATCTCGTCAAATTACCAAAGGGATCCTCTACCATAGGTTCCAAGTGGATCTTTAAAATTAAAAGAGACTCATCTAGTAATATCGAATGATATAAAGCCAGACTTGTAGCCAAGGGATTTACTCAAAGGGAAGGCATTGATTACCATGAAACCTTCTCTCCAGTATCAAAGAAGGATTCATTGAGAATAATCAAGGCATTAGTAGCTCATTTTAATTTAGagttacatcaaatggatgtgaaaacaactTTCTTGAATGGAGATCTTGAAGAGGAGGTATACATGCGTCAGCCTAAAGGATTTTGTGATAAGGACAAAAGTCACCTTATTTGGAAGTTGAATAAATCCATTTATGGGCTAAAACAGGCTTCCCGCCAATGGTATATTAAATTTCATAATGTTGTTTCTTCATTTGGATTTACGGAGAATATCATTGATCAATATATATACCTTAAGATAAGTGGGAGcaaatatatttttctagtcCTATATGTGGATAATATTTTGCTTGCAAGTAGTGACTTGGGATTGTTGCACGAGACTAAACAGTTCCTTATCCAGAATTTTGAGATGAAGAATATGGGTGAAGCCTCTTATGTCATTGGCATAGATATTTACAGAGACAGATCCCAAAGATTACTTGGACTATCTCAAAAGGCCTACATTGAAAGAATTATAGAAAGATTCGGGATGAAGAATTGTTCACCTATAGCAACACCCATAATTAAAGGTGACAAATTCTCATTAAATCAATGTCCACAAAATGCATTGGAAAAGGAGCAAATGAAATACATTCCCTATGCTTCGCTTATTGGGAACCTTATGTATGCACAAGtctgtactagacctgatattgtttTTGCCGTAGGAATGCTTGGAAAATATCAAAGTAACCCTGGTCTTGACCATTGGAAAGCTGGTAAAAGGGTCTTGTGATATTTGCAAGGAACCAAGGATTGTAAGCTTAAATACAAATATTCTGACTCATTGGAGGTGATTGGATATTCAGACTTTGATCTGGGTGGATGCAAAGATACTGGTAAATCTACTTCAGGATACATTTTTCTTCTTGATGGAGGTGTTGTATCTTGGAGAAGTGTCAAGCAGACCATTGTTGCAACATCCACAATGGAAGTTGAATTTATAGCATGCTATGAAGCTACATCACAGGCGTTATGGTTGAAAAAATTTATTTCCGGCCTTAGGATTGTCGATTCCATTTCAAGGCCATTGAGAATCGTTTGTGACAATTCAGCTTCTTTTCTAAGAATAATAAAAGTGGCAGCCGAAGCAAGCACATCGACATAAAGTACTTGATGGTTAGAGACTATGTGAAGAAGCAAGATGTAAATTTTGAGCATATTAGTACTACTTTGATGATTGCTGATCCTATGACTAAAGGTCTGCCGGCTAATATTTGCAAGGATCATGTAACCCATATGGGGCTTAGTAGCTCAATTTAGTCTTGCTTTGCTCTCTAACAGTTTGTCTAGATATTATGTTTATTTTGATATACATGACAGTTCACACTTTTGGTTTTTCATGTATGATCATTGGATCAATAAAGCTGGACTCTAAATGACTTATATTAAGTTCATTCATAAAGTTATTAGATACTTTGTTAGAATATATTGTGCATTGTAATACATGGAATGAAGTGTTTGTCTAAAAGCATGACCGCCATGATTCGTGTAATAATATATTCTAGTTAAAGTGATTGTTGCATAACTTTTAATTGAGTGATAAAGTTTGTGGCCATATTATATGTTTATCTCTCATAAATGATGATCTGATTTTAATATGTAGGCCAAGTGGGAGAATGTTAGAAATTACCGTCTCTTCTAGAGACTTCTAGTATGACCCACATATAAGGTAATAAAATATTTACCTTGTCTCCAAAAGGAAATAATATATCAGATAATATTCTGTAGTTATGCATATATGGTAGTTTATTTGATGAAAAGAAATTACCATATATTAAGAGTCCCTAGGGTAATTAAAATTTATGGAGAAGTCCCTAGGGCTAAAGTATTTGCCTAAGAGTCCCTAGCCTACCTATAAATACACATGTGACTCCATCAGTCTGGTATCCTACGATAGGCACAGGCTAGAAGGCTCTCTAGGTTTTCTGCTAAAGTTTTACGAAGGTGATTCCGCACAATACTTGAACAACTATGGCTGAAGGTACGTTCTTATTAATATTTCGCTGCGTAGGCTCCGTGAATGTATTCGAATTTCAACAAGCAATCCTCTCCTGGTTAGGAAATATAACGGACCTTTTCCTTTAAAGGAGAATTTGTTTTATTAATCCTTGAAATATTGACAAATTTCAATTGATCATTTTGATATCTCGTATAGCATACCTATGAATTTTCACAAATTCAATaaattattaacatatttctcaTGTAAATTGAATATAATATATTTAATTAATTCCCCATGTGAGATATAACGTATATTTCTCATGTAAATTGTAAAGGAGCCAAAAATACACCTTTTATTTAATTCAAGATTAAATATGTTCAGTGAAATATCACAAGGGCCAAAATTAGAGTTTACCAATTATTGAGGAATCAAAATATTACATTTATAGCTATAAAAAGTGATACCACGATAGCTAGTGGCGGACCCAGAATTTTATACAAGCAGGTTCAGTAAAAGATGATGATGGCTATTTATATAAGTAATGTCGGGTAAGACACATAGGGTCTGATcactttttttgttttaaaataatttaaataaatatactttcatgtTTTATCAAAATTTAAGACCGAAACAACCAATATTCACTTTGTAGATAGGTTAATTTTTGAAGTAGGTAAAACTGtagaataatttttattgatttcaaaattaaaataaagtgaaatagcAAAAAGACAAAGGTAAGAATAGTAAATTCATAAGGGACAATTTGTGTAAAAATGGCGTGTGGTAGCCACTAAGTAAGGTGGTCTTTATTTTTATCCACTAATTATAATGCtcagcaaaaatagccactactaaTAGCAAAAAGACAGTTTTACCctttcttcaattcttatattCCTAAACCCTTGTTTTATTCATTCAGAAAAGGGAAAATTTGAGAGCGAAAATTCCAGGGCAAGTTTCGCGTGCTCCTCATCTGCATCGTCCTCGTCCTCGCATGCAAACCAGCTGCACTTAATCTTtctccttcttcatcttctctgTCATCTTCTCTGCTATGAACGATCGAActggtaattttattttattttgcttttatgcatttttatttttgtatatgtGTAATCGCGATCAATGATGTGTCAAATATgtgtgaaattcaaaaataatgaTTATAAGTTGATTCAGTATCGAATAAGTAGCGTATTTTTGTGAGGCtgttattcaaaaaaaaattgtattgaAATGTGTTTGTGGTTCAATCAATATATTTGATTATGTAAGGACATTTCATAAAAATAGTCGTACGAATGCATATGCTAACTGTGTTTATGAATTTTTAGTTAACTGTATTCATAAAAGTTAAGGACCAAGCGacattaacttttgaacttggaactcaaagttaaggacttagtgtccttaactttttaatttgaaacttgaagttaaggaccaaatgtccttaactttggaacttgaaagttgaagttcaagactaattgtccttaacttttcaacttgaaactataagttaaggactgtctgttcttacctttttaacttgtaactctaagttaagggtcaagtgtccttaacttttgaacttgtaagtcaaagttcatgactaagtgtccttaacttttgaaattAGAATTCAAAGTTACGGACCAAATGTCCTTTACTTTTGaatttgaaacttgaagttcaggaccaagtgtccttaacttttcaacatgaaactataagttaatgactgcctgtccttaacttttgaacttaaaatttgaagttcaggacctattgtccttaacttttcaacttgaaactttaaGTTAAGGACTGTCCGTCTTTAACTTTtttacttgaaacttgaagttaatgACTAAGTGCCTCGAACTTTTCAAGTTGTAACTATAAGTCTGTGATGAcacaaaaatatcatctttaaattaaataatcatctcggtattttaaaaccttgaaaagctgtatcaataattcctcgacgtgcgtgcgcagtctgtataattttccggaaggtttttatatgaaaaatggattaaattgtaaactagagctttaaaactcaactaagttgacttcggtcaatattttgagcaaacgaacccggataaaagATTTGACCATTCTGGTAgttccatatcgtgatttgggacttgttcatatacccgaaatcaaattctgaggtccctagatcaaattatcacCATTTAACgaaatctagaaatctaaggctaaagatttcttaagtttgaccggagatttgacttttaagaaaaagaccccggaatggaattttgatgattccaatagtttcatatggtgattttggacataggagcatgttcggatttggatttgaaagtccgtaggacaatttagcgcattttggcgaaagttggaaaatagaagatttttggaaaagtttgaccgagagttgactttttgatatcggggtcggaatccagttctgtaaattttcatagcttcgttatgtcatttatgacttgtgtgtaaaatttgaagtcaatcggacttgatttgataggtttttgcatcgaatataaaagttggacgttcttagtttcattaggcttgaattgatgtgtgattcacagttttagcattatttgatgcgatttgaggtttcgactaagtccgtatcatgttttaggacttgttggtgtattttttgaagtcctgagggcctcgggtggatttcagaaggttaaAGGATATAAAAAAGGCTGTTGAATTTTCTCGTTAGACAGCTGCTGATTTTTTTGATAGCATGTGAACAGTAGCCGTAAACAGTACCCATAAACAGTACTCGTGAACAGTACTCATGAACAgtacccgtgaacagtacccgaaattttctggacagaatgttaagttctgaaaatgagacttttccatttttaccaaattggagctcggggagaggcgattttcaagagataTTTAGAGAAAACaaaggggtaagtgttcttaacttaattttggttagattacccgaatctattactagttttggcattaaatctgtgaattgagttggaagagtttgaaaatcctctcagatagatttgaggatttgagggtcgaaatattatcgaaatttagtaattttggtatggttagactcgaggttggatgaggtttcatatttcgCAACTttcgtcgaattccgagatgtgggccccacgggtgaatttttagtgcaattttaagatttttaatgtaaaatgtaaaattccatgtggaattaattcctatattttttattgactgaatcgaattattgtggctagattcgaggcattcggaggtcgatttgagtggcaaaggcatttcagagtagaATTTTTGctcggattaaggtaagtaacggttataaatctggtcttgagggtatgaaaccttggACATTGTgtcgtatgattattttggaggtgacgcacatgctaggtgtcgggcgtgtgggcgtgcaccgtagggattgtgacttggtccatcctgcgagactgtggaattaattggcctactgtttaatacatgttccctctgttttCATGGAAATTGAttgtacttcatgttagaaatcatgtttaggccttatgtgatcactgttgagacctgcgaggtcgtgtacttactgaattatctgctaattgttgttttgtactcaatcgtagcttttcttgcttattatgcctcTATCTCttgttgatgactgagtgaggccgagggcctgatctatgaggatatttatgggatcgggttgcacgccacaacatgttgttactgatttatgactgagtgaggccgagggcctgatctgtgaggatatttatgggatcgggctgcacgccgcagcatgttgttactgatttatgattgattgaggccaagggcctaagTGATGTATGCCACGAGTGGCTTgttatagctcttgggctgaaggagcccctccagagtctgtacacacccctagtgagcacaagtacctactaagtgcgagtgctgaatgcgagtgtcgagtgccgagtgctgagcgacTTGGGGgaatgagtgaatgtgaggaatgagtgattgtgaggttggagtgaatgggaggacatAGTGACTGTTATTCTGAGAAAATACTTTTACTTCATTATTGTTGCATCGCAGATGTCATATATTGGAAGATATTATTTA includes the following:
- the LOC142164302 gene encoding putative protein phosphatase 2C 55, with product MAIDEVDTIDECPNFLNESTNIQINTEPIDENFGTWMASDAFYIPKYGKAPLGEDAHFICIEEQTIGVADGVGGWAKRGIDSGEYAREFVRNAKLSIHKQREQKNKIDPKKVLNEAYLNTISQGNIGKSDDPSVAQEIEVPVEIWDVIVMGSDGLFDNVHNFELEALVQDGLIDLYELEDTKMLARKIAEYALKNSENKLICTPFSTESLKAGKQRIGVKRDDITVIVANILPLQFHLCYVIRYIIVGVTAKEYMC
- the LOC142164303 gene encoding uncharacterized protein LOC142164303 codes for the protein MAEVFTAFPTAIFNENARIPMLSGDNYAEWKEKVLLTLGCSDLDLALCVDEPPIPAESSTPAAKANYERWERSNRLSLMLIKAHISQSIRGSIHNGDKVKAYMKAIDEQFGSSDKALASTLMKRLSSMTFNRNRTVRKHIMEIRDIAAKLKSLEADMSEPFLVHFILNSLLGKLASSRFLTTHIRINGQSMNF